The region CCCAGCGCGGCAAAAACGCCCGCCAAAGCCGCTGTCAGGGCTATCAGCATGGCGGGCGCGGTGCCGGGATACAGAAACCGGCCCGCCGCGCCCAGCGCAATCCACAACCCGCACAGCATCACTCCAGACGACAAAACGATACGCGCCAGCCCGCGCCTCGTCAGCGCGCCCAGCGCGCCCAGCGCCGTCACACAGCCGGCAACCAGAAGACTGTTAAAAAGAGTCATCGCCGCCTCCTTTATCCGCGCAGGCCGTTATAAAAGCTGTCGCCGCCACCGCCGCGAACGAAGCCAGCGCGACCGCCGCCAGCGCCGGCGCGTGCTGGTTAAACAGTTCGGAAAACGCGCCATTCTGCGCGGGTGGAGAAACTCCGCCGGGCAATTTTGAAAGCAGCGCCGCCAACCCGCCCAGCCCGGCGATTAGCACCACCAGCGCGGCATACCGGTTTTCATTGGCTGGACCGGAAGCGCTGGCCTTCCCGGTCAGCATTGCCGGAAATACAAAACTGCCCGCCGCCACCGCGACGGCCCCGAAAAAAATCAGGCCCGCCGGCGCGCGCAGCCCGTCAAGCGCCAGCAGGCCCGCCGCAAACATGGCAAGCGCGGCGAGCCAAAGCGCGGCGTGGGCGGTTTTGTTTGAGAACACGGCACCGGCCGCGCTAACCACGCAGCCCGCGGACAGCAGCCAGAAAAGCGCGCTTTCGGTCATAATTCAGCGAAGCTCCTTGCAAGTAACCGTTTTTTTCTCCGGCTCCGGGCAAACGCCGCCGCCGGACGCCCGCCGGATCTCGCACGCATGCAGCTGCGCGCGAACCGCCCGGCTTAAAGCGGAACACACCGCAAGAACGGCCCGTTTTGCTCCGGTTATCAGCGCAGGCATAAATACGCCCCCGTGCCGACCAAATTAAGCGCCGCAAGCGGCGCAATAAATTTAAAAACCAGCCGCGCCAGGTTCCGCCTGCCTGCCGGAGCGAACGAGCCGTCCAGCCACAGATACAGCCCGGCGCACATGAACAGCTTGACTGTAAACCAGAACCAGCCGGGCAGAACCCGCGCCGCTTCAAACGGCGCGGCGCCCGCTCCGAAAAACAGCGCGCCGCATAACGCGCTGAAAAAAGCCAGCTGCGCGCACCGGCCCGCCTGCATGAGCGCGTAATTGGAGCCGGAATATTCCGGCGTCAGCGCGGTGTCGCCGCTGCCCAGCGGCCGCAGGCCCATCAGGCCCGCCGAAGACAGCAAAAAAAGCAGAAACGCCAGCTGCCCCGCAACCGGCGTGAAAAAAAACCAGCGCAAAATCCCGCCGTTCTGGGCGCGGGCCAGCGCGCTTGCGCTGTCGCCTCCGGCAAGCATGGCAAGCGGCAGAACGGACAGCAGCAGCGGCACCGCCATCACGAACACGCCCGTCAGCCCGGCGTTGGCAAGCCGCACGCCGTGCTTCGTCTGCGCCGACCAGTTGCCTGCGGCGGCCAGCAGGCCCGGCAGCAGCCCGGCCCCGCACAGCAGGAACAAGCCGCCGTTACCGCTTTGCTCCGCCGGATTGAACAGACGCGGCGCGGCGCCCAGCGCGGTAACCGCCGCCGCCGCGAACAGAACCGGCACAGCCGCAAAAACCAGTCTGTCCCGCGAAGCGGGACGCGCGTTCTCTTTCTTCACAAGATGGAAAAGCTGTTTCCAGAATCCCCATATTCCGCCCGGCACGCATGCGCCGGACCCGGAAAACCGCAACACCAGAAGCTGTTCCCAGGGATACAGCAGCGTAAGCACCCCCGCGCTCCACACGAGCGCGCCCAGCGCGTACAGCGATTGAAAAATCAAAACGCTGTAAGCGGACTTTCCGGCCCAGCCCGCCAGCGCGCTCACATACCAGCCCGTTCCGCCGATAAACCGGGCGGCGGAGAGCGCCGCGCCGGCGACGCACAACGCTATCAGCAGCCGGGCTGGCGCCGGGTTCATCGGTCAGCCTCCGAAGCCGACACGTCAAGCGACACGGCCGCCATAACCGCCTGCTCAAAATCACAGCCCGGCAGCACCGCGCCGCAGGCGAATGCCGCGCTCAAAGACGGCGGCGTAAAATGCACCCGCAGCGGATAGCTGCCTCCGCCCGACTTCACATAACAGGCAAGCCTGCCGCGCGGAGCTTCGCACACGGCGTACCCTTCGCCCGCCGGCACGGCAAATACGGGAACCGGTTTTTTTATCCGGCCGGAATCAGCCGCCTGACAGGCCGACTCGATAAGCGAAACCGACTGCTCAATTTCCTTTACTCTTAGCGAAAAGCGTTCCAGCGCGCAGCCCTGCCCGCCCCGTTCACCGGCAAGCGGCGCAAACCGGGCCGCCGCATAACCGCCGTAACCGCCTGACGACCGGACATCGTCCGTCTCGCCGGCGCAGCGCAGATTCACTCCGGAAAGACCCGCCCGGCGGGCCGTCTCCGCCGTAAGCGCGCCCGCGCCGCGCAGAGCGGCGCAGAACAGCGGATCGTTCAAAAAAATCCGTCTGATTTCAGCCAGACCCGGCCGCAAACTCTCGCAAAAGCGTTTTGCCGCATGCAGAACATCTCCGTCCGCCGCGCGCAATCCGCCCGGTGTCATTATGCCGAACCCGGCGGGATTGCCCCACAGCTGAAACAGGCTGTCAAGCCCGGCGCGCCAGCCGGGAATTACCGGCGAAGCCGGATGTCCGGCCGCGGCGGCGGCGTTATGGAGCGCGCCCAGATGCGACCCGATCCGTTCCGCTTCGCACAGCGCACCGCGCACCGTTTCCGTTTCCTGAGGCACCACGGCGCCGGCGGCTTTCTCGACCGCCATGCAGTAAACCAAAGCGTGATGAAGCGGACTTTCAAACCCGATCCGCTCCGCCAGCGTAACGCCCTGCTCCCACGAATTCGACTCGAAAAGTTTTTCCGCGCACCGGAACAGCAGCCCCAGCTCCGGCTCCGCGGAAACAACCGTTTCGCCCGCCAGTTTCAGGTCAATACGCCAGTCGCCGCCCGGGCCGGGCGCGCAGGGGCCGAGATAAAGGCTGAACGGGCTGGTGTTGGCTGGCTGATGCATTTAGCTCATCGTGGCGGTTACGCGCAGCACTTCGTTAAGCGTGGTAAGCCCGCAGGAAGCCTTGTAAATGCCGTCCATAAGCAAGGTCTTCATGCCGGATTTAACCGCGGTGCGTTTCAGCTCGTCGGTCGGAGCGTGAGCAAGCACCGCTTTGCGCAGTTCTTCGTTCATAATCATGATTTCAAACAGCGCCGTGCGGCCCAGATAACCCGTATTGCGGCAGGCGGGACAGCCTTTTTCAACCTTGAACTGCGCGCCCTGCCGCGTAACTATCTTTTTTATCTCTTCGGCTTCCACCGGATCCAGCCCTTCGACAAATTCCGCGACCGCCTTCTCCGACGGCGGCTCCGCCGGCTGCGCGCAATGCGGGCAGAGTTTCTTCACCAGCCGCTGCGACAGGCTGCCCAGCAGCGAGGACGCGATCAGAAAATGCGGCGTGCCCATCTCGAACAGCCGCTCCACCACGCCCGGCGCGCTGATCGTGTGCATGGTGGTGAAAATCAGATGACCGGTCAGCGCGGCGCGCATCGTGATTTCAGCGGACTCATGATCGCGGATT is a window of Elusimicrobiaceae bacterium DNA encoding:
- a CDS encoding NADH-quinone oxidoreductase subunit H, producing the protein MNPAPARLLIALCVAGAALSAARFIGGTGWYVSALAGWAGKSAYSVLIFQSLYALGALVWSAGVLTLLYPWEQLLVLRFSGSGACVPGGIWGFWKQLFHLVKKENARPASRDRLVFAAVPVLFAAAAVTALGAAPRLFNPAEQSGNGGLFLLCGAGLLPGLLAAAGNWSAQTKHGVRLANAGLTGVFVMAVPLLLSVLPLAMLAGGDSASALARAQNGGILRWFFFTPVAGQLAFLLFLLSSAGLMGLRPLGSGDTALTPEYSGSNYALMQAGRCAQLAFFSALCGALFFGAGAAPFEAARVLPGWFWFTVKLFMCAGLYLWLDGSFAPAGRRNLARLVFKFIAPLAALNLVGTGAYLCLR